From the Mahella australiensis 50-1 BON genome, the window TCAAAGCCTTTATCTGCGGCTCAAACGCTTCTATAGCCTCAACAGTCTTTTGCAACCGTTTTACTTCTTTTTCATTCTGATCTCCAAATATTTTAGCCAATATATTTGGCATTACATATCACCTTCTTAAAAACTACAAATTCACATTGTATATTGTAACACCATGAGCCGCTTAAAACAAGACACGGCAAAAATGAATTATTTCGTTTGTAACCACTTTTATGTATCAAGACACAACTATATAATGAACCCATAAATTAAGACAACTGAAATGTCGAATTTATGATAAAATAGAAGCATGGAAAAGACATATACAGCCAACTTTAAAGTTTTACTGGAAATATTGAAATAGGAAAAGACCCTTACTCAACTCTCATCGGAATATGAGGTGAGTGTAGCGCAGCTTAGCCGGTGGAATATATGGGCTGCTTAGGTAAAGGATTCCTTGGCAAGCCGCTGTCATGCGCTGTAAACCTGGCTTGCGGCAGAGAAGAAGAATGCGCCATAGGCGATACCAGCAGCGTGTGCGATATTGTGTACGCTATATAGAACGCCTATGAGGTTTCCAGAAGCATATGGAGTATAGATCCTATGATGCGGTTTCTGCTGGAATGTGGCGGAAACTACTTTTTTAACATTATTTTATCAGGAGGGTTTTATGGCTACTTGGCTTATTATAATCATATACCTGGCATTCATTAGTCTTGGTTTACCAGACTCGCTGCTTGGTTCAGCATGGCCTCTTATGCGACAAGACATAGGAGCACCTTTAAGCGCCGCGGGAATCTTATCTATGATCATCGCTGCTGGTACTATCGTCTCAAGTTTAGCAAGCGGCTGGATAATAAAGCGGTTCGGTACAGGCAAGGTCACTCTGGTAAGCTGTTGCATGACAGCAGCTGCACTGCTCGGTTTTTCGCTTGTCCATTCCATAGCCTGGCTGGCTCTACTTGCTATCCCCTTAGGTTTGGGCGGCGGGGCAGTAGATGCGGCGCTAAATCATTACGTAGCGGAAAACTATGAAGCTCATCACATGAACTGGCTGCACGCATTTTGGGGAATTGGCGCAACCGGCGGCCCTATAATATTATCATATTACATAGCGTGTTTAAATTCCTGGCGGCCAGGCTATTTTACAGTAAGCATAATCCAATTTTGTATATCGGCCGTATTGCTCGCGACCCTTCCTTTATGGGATCAGGTTGCAAAGCAGCACAAGCTAGTGCGGGCTGCAGGCCAAACCTCAACCGACGATGCAGTTGACCCACCGGCAATCGACAACAATGCCAGCATATTCAAAAATAAAGCCGTAATATATACGCTCATCGCATTTTTATTCTATTGCGGCGTTGAATCAACAGTAGGTCTATGGGGAGCGAGCTATCTTGTAGGAACGCACAATATAGCGCCAAAAACGGCTGCAGCTTGGGTATCGCTATACTATGGCGGTATAACTTTAGGAAGAATTATTTCCGGCTTTATCACGATGAAGTTTGATAACCGCCACATTATACTATGGGGCCAAATCATTGCCATAGCGGGTGCCGTTATTCTTTTGCTGCCCTCTGACCCTATTGTTTACATGTTAGCTTTTGGCCTTATAGGGCTAGGCCTCTCTCCTATATACCCTGGCCTTATTCACGAAACACCTGCGCGCTTCGGCAGCGAAAATTCGGCCAAACTTATAGGCTATCAAATGGCAGTGGCATATACCGGAACGACATTACTTCCACCTATTTTCGGTTTTATAGCTGCTAAAACAGCTATAACCATATTTCCGCTTTTTGTCCTGGCTTATTTGCTTATAATGCTGGCAAGCACCGAAACAGTCAATGCATCTTTGACAGTTTAAAACAGAACAGTGCCCTTCGAATTCCTTGCAAATTAGAGGTTTGCAGGGATTTTTTTGTTTCAAAAACGTGATAAATATATAAATAATCATGCTATACCTATAACAATATCATAGAATAATAACACATCATGCTATACCTATTGCAAAATAAAAAACCTATTGTTATAATATATTTAGGTAATTTTCTAAATATCTAAATTATTAGGTGGTGATGTACATGGGATGAGTCTTATACTCAAGGCTTTAGGCGACGAGACACGACGCCGCATTCTCGAAATGTTAAGGGACAGGGATATGACAGCCGGCGAAATAGCCGAGCATTTTGATATAACCAAGCCTAGTATATCCCACCATCTTAACATATTAAAGCAGGCCGGGCTGGTTGTAGACGAACGCAAGGGGCAAAATATTTATTATTCCATCAATACATCGGTGATGGAAGACACGCTGGAATGGTTTATGAACATTATGAATATTAAAAATGATGAGGAGGAATCTTATCATGAATGAAGGTCACTATGACTTAAAGCAGGCATTAAAAAGCGATATATGGCTTATAGTCATAATAGCCGCGGCTCTGTTATCGGCCATTGCTGTATATGGCCGCCTGCCTGATAAAATACCTATGCACTGGAATATCAGCGGTGAAATCGACAGTTATGGCGGAAAGGGCTCTATATTTTTGCTGCCTCTGATGAATGCCGGCATATACACGCTTATGCTGGTGACCCCCCTTATAGACCCGAGGCGAAACAACTACGGTAAATTCAAAGGCGCTTATCGGGTTATGAGGGCTGTATTTGTGATACTTTTTACCATAATATACGGAGTGGTAATGCTGGCATCCTTAGGATATAAGGTAAAGGTAGATTTCATAATAACATTCAGCATTTCCCTCATGTTCATCGTCTTTGGCAATTATATGGGCAAGATAAGGCATAATTATTTCGTAGGTATAAAAACACCATGGACATTGGCTGATGAAGATGTATGGCTTAAGACCCATCGTTTGGGCGGTCGGTTATTCGTCCTGGCTGGTATATTAAGCATGATAGGATCATTCATCGGCGGTACACCAGCATTTATATTGATGATGATATCCGTCGCTGTAGCTGCGCTGATACCGACAATATATTCATATATAATATACAACCGTTCGCATAAAACGCAAAATCCGGGGTAATCCCCCGGATTTTAATGTCATCTCTATAATGCTTCCGCAGCCCGCAACCAAGATTGCGCTATAAGCGCATGTCCGGCAGGCGATGGATGTACGCCGTCCGGCAGCCAAAAGTTGGGTTCCCTTTGCGCTGCTGCCTGAGCAAATATGCCGTCTAGCGGTACGAATATGGCATGGAATTCCCTGGCTAGTCTGCGTACGACATGTATCTTAGGATCTAAGTCCTCTCTCCACTTCGCCCGGTCTTCCGGTACAGGCAAAACAAACGGCTCGCATATTATCAGGTTAGCATTCAGTTGTGTTTTCACTTGTTGCAAAATATAGCGATAATCGGACTCAAACCTTTCCACTGATGTCGGATCATCGCTGTCATAACGTCGCCAGCAGTCATTGATGCCTATGAGTATGGATACCCAAGTGGGCTTTAAGTTTATACAGTCCCTCGTCCAGCGCTCCTTTAAATCTTTGACCCTATTACCACTTACCCCTTTATTTATAAACCTAACATGCTTTGCGGGATATGCAGCCGAGAACCATGATGCTACCATCGTAGGATAGCCCAAGCCAAGATCATCGTCGTTGTTATAATCTCGGCCTGCGTCGGTCACACTGTCTCCTTGAAACAATACTACTGCGTTGTCTTCTATAAGCATATCGACCTCTCCTTGCCCGAATTATTTTCCACACTATTGTATCACTACGTCAAGATTAGCGCAAATAGTAGTTTTATCTGAACATGCAGGTAACATCCTCTAATCTGTAGTCTATAATCAGTTCCGTTCCATGCCAATGGCTTTTATCTTTGCCCCTCTGCTTGGTTCAATGCGAATACATTGCGCAGCAACACCGACAAATCAATTACCTTGCCCAACCATCATAGGCAAAGAGGCATAAACAGTATTGCGCTGTCCATACCCCTAGTTCATCAATTATTCAAATATTTATTAAGTTCATCTATATCTCGCATGTCAAATATATTTTCCCCTATAGCCTCCAGTACATCACTATCCTGCTTTTTTATCTTTTCGATATATTCTTCCGGCACAGCGGCAAACTTCTTCTTTAGCAGTTTAATGATTAGTTCAGCCTTGCCCTCTGCTTTACCTTCAGCCTTGCCCTCCGTTTTACCTTCAGCCTTGCCTTCTGCTTTACCTTTAGCCTCTCTTTTCTGAAATTCCTCTTCCAGTGTCCGCTCAAGATTATATATCACCGCATTCACCTCCCCTATGTCGGCTTTTGATATAATATCCTCAATCTTCTCTCGAGTACCTGCCGGTAACTTGCTGGCAAATATATGCGTTAGCCACGGCTTTAACATGTTAAAGTCTTCAGGCAACATACCGCTTAATATCTTTAACGCTTGCTCTAACCGCTCATAAATCTCTGACGTATCATATTTTTGATCCAGCAGAAACGCTGTCCCTATAATATTGGATAACCCTGCTAAGTCCTCTTTTTTAAATCGATTGACATCTATCAGTATATACTTAAAATCCAAAACATAATCGCCGAATAGTTCATAACCGCTCAGCGTTTCTTTGTAGCTCATCTTGGCCGTCCAGTTATTTTCACCATTGTATAAAACAATGGGCACAATTACCGGCAGCTTGAACTCCTTTTGTTCTGCCTCATTTCGTTTTATGTTTTTGAGTACATCGCGCCATATCTCCACCATGTAAAGCAACAACCTATATGGCATTTGAAAGTCTACCGTTGATTGCAGCTCCATCAGTATATAGAATATGACTTCTTGCCCTTTAATATCAACTCTATATACTATGTCGGCTTCTTTTTGGTTGAAATCCTGTAGTATATACGATTTATCTATCTTCATAACGGCAGACTCATCTATCATGTCTACCCAGCCCTCTTTGATGAAATTCTTCAGCAATTGTACAAATACCTTCTTGAAGGATAATAGGTATTTATAGCCCGTATCATGAGGGTTATGGATATCACTATGCTGCCTTTCTTCTCCCA encodes:
- a CDS encoding MFS transporter, with protein sequence MATWLIIIIYLAFISLGLPDSLLGSAWPLMRQDIGAPLSAAGILSMIIAAGTIVSSLASGWIIKRFGTGKVTLVSCCMTAAALLGFSLVHSIAWLALLAIPLGLGGGAVDAALNHYVAENYEAHHMNWLHAFWGIGATGGPIILSYYIACLNSWRPGYFTVSIIQFCISAVLLATLPLWDQVAKQHKLVRAAGQTSTDDAVDPPAIDNNASIFKNKAVIYTLIAFLFYCGVESTVGLWGASYLVGTHNIAPKTAAAWVSLYYGGITLGRIISGFITMKFDNRHIILWGQIIAIAGAVILLLPSDPIVYMLAFGLIGLGLSPIYPGLIHETPARFGSENSAKLIGYQMAVAYTGTTLLPPIFGFIAAKTAITIFPLFVLAYLLIMLASTETVNASLTV
- a CDS encoding autorepressor SdpR family transcription factor, which encodes MSLILKALGDETRRRILEMLRDRDMTAGEIAEHFDITKPSISHHLNILKQAGLVVDERKGQNIYYSINTSVMEDTLEWFMNIMNIKNDEEESYHE
- a CDS encoding SdpI family protein, with translation MNEGHYDLKQALKSDIWLIVIIAAALLSAIAVYGRLPDKIPMHWNISGEIDSYGGKGSIFLLPLMNAGIYTLMLVTPLIDPRRNNYGKFKGAYRVMRAVFVILFTIIYGVVMLASLGYKVKVDFIITFSISLMFIVFGNYMGKIRHNYFVGIKTPWTLADEDVWLKTHRLGGRLFVLAGILSMIGSFIGGTPAFILMMISVAVAALIPTIYSYIIYNRSHKTQNPG
- a CDS encoding SGNH/GDSL hydrolase family protein; its protein translation is MLIEDNAVVLFQGDSVTDAGRDYNNDDDLGLGYPTMVASWFSAAYPAKHVRFINKGVSGNRVKDLKERWTRDCINLKPTWVSILIGINDCWRRYDSDDPTSVERFESDYRYILQQVKTQLNANLIICEPFVLPVPEDRAKWREDLDPKIHVVRRLAREFHAIFVPLDGIFAQAAAQREPNFWLPDGVHPSPAGHALIAQSWLRAAEAL
- a CDS encoding Rpn family recombination-promoting nuclease/putative transposase, whose amino-acid sequence is MGEERQHSDIHNPHDTGYKYLLSFKKVFVQLLKNFIKEGWVDMIDESAVMKIDKSYILQDFNQKEADIVYRVDIKGQEVIFYILMELQSTVDFQMPYRLLLYMVEIWRDVLKNIKRNEAEQKEFKLPVIVPIVLYNGENNWTAKMSYKETLSGYELFGDYVLDFKYILIDVNRFKKEDLAGLSNIIGTAFLLDQKYDTSEIYERLEQALKILSGMLPEDFNMLKPWLTHIFASKLPAGTREKIEDIISKADIGEVNAVIYNLERTLEEEFQKREAKGKAEGKAEGKTEGKAEGKAEGKAELIIKLLKKKFAAVPEEYIEKIKKQDSDVLEAIGENIFDMRDIDELNKYLNN